The following are encoded together in the Methylorubrum sp. B1-46 genome:
- a CDS encoding cupin domain-containing protein, with product MAGTGERHCRLVQPGDAFVGKQGLSYAPGISAETAGATGIHLQMVTIPPGARAKAHQHEGHETAIYALSGTSCTWWGERLEHHTELQPGAYFYIPAGVPHLPYNPSPSEPCTAIIARTDPNEQESVVLLPELDGIHP from the coding sequence ATGGCGGGGACCGGCGAGCGACACTGCCGGCTGGTGCAACCCGGCGATGCGTTCGTCGGAAAGCAGGGGCTGTCCTACGCCCCCGGCATCTCGGCGGAGACGGCGGGCGCGACCGGCATCCACCTGCAGATGGTGACGATCCCGCCCGGCGCCCGTGCCAAGGCCCACCAGCACGAGGGCCACGAGACCGCGATCTACGCGCTCTCCGGCACTTCCTGCACGTGGTGGGGGGAGCGGCTGGAGCACCACACGGAGCTGCAACCCGGCGCGTATTTCTACATTCCGGCCGGTGTGCCGCACCTGCCCTACAATCCGAGCCCGAGCGAGCCTTGCACGGCGATCATCGCCCGCACCGATCCGAACGAGCAGGAGAGCGTGGTCCTGCTGCCGGAACTCGACGGGATACATCCGTGA
- a CDS encoding LamB/YcsF family protein: MGDDDALLDIVTSANVACGFHAGDPDIMVETAAAARNRGVALGAHPGFSDLRGFGRLRIQESPRRIERDIAYQIGALQACAALAGARVTHVKAHGALANLSNEDEAIADALARAVAGVDPSLALVVMPGLAAERAGERVGLPLVREIYADRAYAEGGTLAPRDAPGAVIHEAQEAAARVVRMVSEGAVFTLGGRRIPVAIDTVCVHGDNPEAIAMARAVRTGLERAGFSLRPFAQSSARSSAAS, from the coding sequence ATGGGCGACGACGATGCGCTCCTCGACATCGTCACCTCGGCCAACGTCGCCTGCGGCTTCCACGCGGGTGATCCTGACATCATGGTCGAGACGGCCGCCGCGGCGCGCAACCGGGGCGTCGCCCTCGGCGCCCATCCGGGTTTTTCGGATCTGCGCGGCTTCGGACGCCTGCGCATCCAGGAGAGCCCGCGACGCATCGAGCGGGACATCGCCTACCAGATCGGCGCGCTCCAGGCCTGCGCCGCCCTAGCGGGCGCCCGCGTTACCCACGTCAAGGCGCATGGCGCGCTCGCCAACCTCTCGAACGAGGACGAAGCGATCGCCGACGCGCTCGCCCGCGCCGTGGCCGGCGTCGATCCGAGCCTCGCCCTAGTGGTGATGCCGGGGCTCGCCGCCGAGCGCGCCGGAGAACGGGTCGGTTTGCCCCTCGTGCGGGAGATCTACGCCGACCGCGCCTATGCCGAGGGCGGCACGCTCGCTCCCCGCGACGCGCCGGGGGCGGTGATCCACGAGGCGCAGGAGGCGGCGGCGCGGGTCGTCCGCATGGTCTCGGAGGGCGCGGTCTTCACGCTGGGCGGACGCCGCATTCCGGTTGCGATCGACACGGTCTGCGTCCACGGCGACAACCCGGAGGCTATCGCGATGGCGCGCGCGGTGCGCACGGGGCTGGAGCGGGCGGGCTTTAGCCTCCGGCCCTTCGCTCAATCCTCCGCCCGATCATCCGCAGCGTCCTGA
- the hisN gene encoding histidinol-phosphatase, with amino-acid sequence MSVVDLAQFMEDLATQSGAAILPFFRAHFGLDDKSHGTGRAFDPVTEADRAAEAVMRRMIKDRLPSHGILGEEFGSERADAECVWVLDPIDGTRAFISGLPTWGTLIGLTHHGAAVRGLMHQPYLGERFLGDGKTASVRTAKGERRLHTRRLDSLGAAILATTDPRLFSEGEEAERFRAVEADVKMSRYGADCYAYCMLAAGQIDLVVEAGLKPYDIVALIPIVEGAGGVVTSWDGGPATGGGRIVAAGDRRLHEAALKRLNP; translated from the coding sequence ATGAGCGTCGTCGATCTCGCCCAGTTCATGGAAGACCTCGCCACCCAGTCCGGGGCGGCGATCCTGCCGTTCTTCCGGGCGCATTTCGGCCTGGACGACAAGTCCCACGGCACGGGCCGCGCCTTCGACCCCGTCACCGAGGCCGACCGCGCGGCGGAAGCCGTGATGCGGCGGATGATCAAGGATCGGCTGCCCAGCCACGGCATCCTCGGCGAGGAGTTCGGCTCCGAGCGGGCGGATGCGGAATGCGTCTGGGTGCTCGACCCGATCGACGGCACCCGCGCCTTCATCAGCGGATTGCCGACCTGGGGCACCCTGATCGGGCTCACCCATCACGGCGCGGCGGTGCGCGGCCTGATGCACCAGCCCTATCTCGGCGAGCGCTTCCTCGGCGACGGCAAGACCGCGAGCGTGCGCACCGCCAAAGGCGAGCGCCGCCTCCACACTCGCCGCCTCGACTCGCTCGGCGCGGCCATCCTCGCCACCACCGATCCGCGCCTATTCAGTGAGGGCGAGGAGGCCGAGCGCTTCCGGGCGGTGGAGGCAGACGTGAAGATGTCACGCTACGGCGCCGACTGCTACGCCTATTGCATGCTGGCGGCAGGCCAGATCGACCTCGTGGTCGAGGCGGGATTGAAGCCCTACGACATCGTCGCGCTGATCCCCATCGTCGAGGGTGCCGGCGGGGTCGTGACGAGCTGGGACGGCGGACCGGCCACCGGCGGCGGCCGGATCGTCGCGGCCGGTGACCGTCGGCTCCACGAGGCGGCCTTGAAACGCCTCAACCCGTAG
- a CDS encoding Kdo hydroxylase family protein, whose translation MISPVLPVSRSEAAPGAPALVEALESGSVLVFRDLDFPFDAFEQRFVERPFADGKAKNVSIRNETAELRGGAGSEEEQARLRDLLVRYRRFAQDLIDTYLPAYREKVSLAGTSYRPFDVDKRKLSWRRDDTRMHVDAFPSNPIGERRILRIFRNINAEGQPRLWRVGEDFGSMAEKFLPKLPGYSGLSASVLAALKITKARRSEYDHLMLHLHDALKRDLDYQANAPQADVRFQPGETWVTFSDLVMHGAMGGRYMLEQTAYIAVADQADPEKSPQRILARKLGRPLKH comes from the coding sequence ATGATCAGCCCCGTCCTTCCCGTTTCGCGCTCCGAGGCGGCACCGGGCGCGCCCGCCCTCGTCGAGGCGCTGGAGAGCGGCTCGGTCCTCGTTTTCCGCGACCTCGACTTCCCCTTCGACGCCTTCGAGCAGCGCTTCGTCGAACGCCCCTTCGCCGACGGCAAGGCCAAGAACGTCTCGATCCGCAACGAGACCGCCGAGCTGCGCGGCGGGGCCGGCAGCGAGGAGGAGCAGGCGCGCCTGCGCGACCTGCTGGTGCGCTACCGCCGCTTCGCGCAAGACCTGATCGACACCTATCTCCCGGCCTACCGCGAAAAGGTCTCGCTCGCGGGCACCTCCTACCGACCCTTCGACGTCGACAAGCGCAAACTGAGCTGGCGGCGCGACGACACGCGCATGCATGTCGATGCCTTCCCCTCGAACCCGATCGGCGAGCGACGCATTCTGCGCATCTTCCGCAACATCAACGCCGAGGGGCAGCCGCGGCTGTGGCGGGTCGGCGAGGATTTCGGCTCGATGGCCGAAAAGTTCCTGCCGAAGCTTCCCGGCTATTCCGGCCTCTCGGCGAGCGTGCTGGCGGCCCTCAAGATCACCAAGGCGCGGCGCTCGGAATACGACCACCTGATGCTGCACCTCCACGATGCCCTGAAGCGCGACCTCGACTACCAGGCCAACGCGCCGCAGGCGGATGTGCGCTTCCAGCCTGGCGAGACCTGGGTGACGTTCTCCGATCTCGTGATGCACGGCGCCATGGGCGGGCGCTACATGCTGGAACAGACCGCCTACATCGCGGTCGCCGACCAAGCCGACCCGGAAAAGAGCCCGCAGCGGATCCTGGCGCGCAAGCTCGGACGACCGCTCAAGCACTGA
- a CDS encoding alpha/beta fold hydrolase has translation MLSLRPTPGNPVPPGARLVPVETEDGVPLRVATWQPTTRGVKGTVCLLQGRAEFIEKYFETIADLRARGFCVVAFDWRGQGDSGRQVRDAHKGHVRHFDDYRLDLKAITEAVLVPMMPEPYFGLAHSMGGAVALTGSAEGWLPFQRLVTVAPMLSIRMVRWPAAVSLLARGLQRLGLGRCYVPSGSKVSIATKPFPGNRLSTDPVRYARNAAAAREVGAGAVGDPTIAWLASAFRMMRRLQDPAMIRRIRTPCLIIGAGADPVCGTPTIERFVARLKNGHLIVLPGARHEILSECDAIRTDFWAAFDAFIPGHVSRSATRDAAPYFPVAG, from the coding sequence GTGCTGAGCCTTCGACCCACCCCCGGCAATCCAGTGCCGCCCGGTGCCCGCCTCGTGCCGGTCGAGACCGAGGACGGCGTGCCCCTGCGCGTCGCCACGTGGCAGCCGACCACGCGCGGCGTGAAGGGCACGGTCTGCCTGCTCCAGGGCCGGGCCGAGTTCATCGAGAAGTATTTCGAGACCATCGCGGATCTGCGTGCCCGCGGCTTCTGCGTGGTCGCCTTCGACTGGCGCGGCCAGGGCGATTCCGGCCGGCAGGTCCGCGATGCCCACAAGGGCCATGTCCGCCACTTCGACGATTACCGCCTCGATCTCAAGGCGATCACCGAGGCGGTGCTGGTGCCGATGATGCCCGAGCCGTATTTCGGGCTCGCCCATTCCATGGGCGGAGCGGTGGCCCTGACGGGCTCGGCCGAGGGCTGGCTGCCGTTCCAGCGCCTCGTCACCGTCGCGCCGATGCTGTCCATCCGCATGGTGCGCTGGCCGGCGGCGGTCTCGCTGCTCGCGCGCGGGCTGCAGCGGCTCGGCCTCGGGCGCTGTTACGTGCCCTCCGGCAGCAAGGTCTCGATCGCCACCAAGCCGTTTCCCGGCAACCGTCTCTCGACCGATCCGGTGCGCTATGCTCGCAACGCGGCCGCCGCGCGCGAGGTCGGCGCCGGCGCGGTCGGCGATCCGACGATCGCCTGGCTCGCCTCCGCTTTCCGGATGATGCGCCGGCTCCAGGATCCGGCGATGATCCGGCGGATCCGCACGCCCTGTCTCATCATCGGCGCGGGGGCCGACCCCGTCTGTGGCACCCCGACGATCGAGCGCTTCGTCGCCCGATTGAAGAACGGGCACCTGATCGTGCTGCCGGGTGCCCGCCACGAAATCCTCAGCGAATGCGACGCGATCCGCACCGATTTCTGGGCGGCGTTCGACGCGTTCATCCCCGGCCACGTCTCTCGTTCCGCCACAAGGGACGCAGCGCCCTACTTTCCCGTCGCCGGCTGA
- a CDS encoding helix-turn-helix transcriptional regulator, whose product MLTPANPPAITPAQIRAGRGLLKWTQGVLAHRASISAVTLNMIESDQVAPRTKTLAAIRSVLEGEGIRFIGDESEGFGVVMRPRADASRRPGAQEPQQEPQAAKTSRSMRAAE is encoded by the coding sequence ATGCTGACCCCCGCCAATCCTCCGGCCATCACCCCCGCCCAGATCCGTGCCGGTCGCGGCCTTCTCAAATGGACGCAAGGGGTTCTGGCCCATCGTGCCAGCATCTCGGCGGTGACGCTCAACATGATCGAGAGCGATCAGGTCGCCCCGCGGACCAAGACCCTCGCCGCAATCCGCTCGGTGCTCGAAGGGGAGGGCATCCGCTTCATCGGCGACGAGAGCGAAGGCTTCGGCGTGGTGATGCGGCCGCGTGCCGACGCGTCACGGAGGCCGGGCGCGCAAGAGCCGCAGCAAGAGCCTCAGGCCGCGAAGACGTCGAGATCCATGCGGGCCGCCGAGTGA
- a CDS encoding hemolysin — protein MTKISVTWANSYSISMAGDRASLILATAQGAADGWAKYLQGNGTIDITIGVGNVGGGNYLANGGPNWAWSGTRWEYAAILEAREGYDGNGGTPEGTVTLGEHRLGDLFYDPAGTAAVPGNKIDAFALFQHEIGHALGFVDFAATPAPNGAPVFNGDNTRTVFGGPVVLDGARAHVWGIEDLMDPYSPWGGRPAISDLDLAMLQDKGTPIATERADKLSLGTRSDTFYAYGGDDWIDGGAGNDRLFGGAGNDTLVGGAGSDALDGGDGTDSAVFAGRSRDYLALYNADGGGSVSIKHLASGSIDTLTSIDALNFDDTVLGMSGLLAHLQARYGTGPAGRGETYEMALNAAADEAYRADIPEIDGAFSVTARVRFDDLASGFYQRVFDTGNGPDSDNIWLGQVGNGRDMAFEILDGAITHRITAENAITEGVEARWSAAVDERGWMSLYKDGVRVAEGQGVVPRDVTRVKDLVGESNWGADTALKGSVYDLTFKDDLPDIHGAFTASATVRFEDLDAGAWQRVYDFGNGAGADNVFLGQIGTSNDMQFTIMNGSKSANVVAKGAIVEGQEATWTTSVNETGWMRLFKDGVLLAEGQGIVPKDIARANEFVGKSNWAADKPLVGEVSDLTITPYKAIPEIDGAFKMFAEVRFDDLGGGHFQRVFDTGNGPDSDNIWLGQVGNGDDMAFEIFTGTTKHRITALDTIVEGEMAKWQASVDEAGYMRLIKNDKVVAEGQGAVPLDVLRTSDLVGHSNWSWDTALAGQVKDLIFA, from the coding sequence ATGACGAAGATTTCAGTCACCTGGGCGAATAGTTACTCGATCTCGATGGCTGGCGATCGGGCCAGTCTGATCCTCGCGACCGCGCAGGGTGCGGCGGACGGCTGGGCCAAATATCTTCAAGGTAACGGTACGATCGACATCACGATCGGTGTCGGCAATGTTGGCGGCGGCAACTACCTCGCCAATGGCGGTCCCAATTGGGCCTGGAGCGGAACGCGGTGGGAATACGCCGCCATCCTCGAGGCGCGCGAGGGGTATGACGGGAACGGCGGGACCCCGGAAGGGACCGTCACGCTCGGCGAGCATCGGTTGGGCGACCTGTTCTACGATCCGGCCGGAACGGCCGCGGTTCCGGGCAACAAGATCGATGCTTTCGCCCTGTTCCAGCACGAGATCGGGCACGCGCTCGGCTTCGTCGATTTCGCGGCCACGCCCGCGCCCAACGGCGCGCCGGTCTTCAACGGTGATAACACGCGGACGGTTTTCGGCGGCCCGGTCGTGCTCGATGGAGCCCGCGCGCATGTCTGGGGGATCGAGGATCTGATGGATCCTTACTCCCCCTGGGGAGGGCGTCCGGCCATCTCGGACCTCGATCTGGCCATGCTCCAAGACAAGGGGACGCCGATTGCGACTGAGCGGGCGGACAAGCTCTCGCTCGGCACGCGCAGCGACACCTTCTATGCCTATGGGGGCGACGACTGGATCGACGGCGGTGCGGGCAATGACCGGCTCTTCGGCGGGGCCGGCAACGACACGCTCGTCGGCGGTGCTGGAAGCGATGCGCTGGATGGCGGCGACGGCACCGACAGCGCCGTGTTCGCAGGCCGCAGCCGCGATTACCTGGCCCTTTACAATGCGGACGGCGGCGGCTCGGTCTCCATCAAACATCTCGCCTCGGGCAGCATCGACACGCTGACCTCGATCGACGCGCTGAACTTCGATGACACCGTGCTCGGCATGTCGGGGCTCCTTGCCCACCTGCAGGCGCGCTACGGCACGGGGCCAGCCGGCCGCGGCGAAACCTACGAAATGGCTCTGAACGCCGCCGCCGACGAAGCCTATCGCGCCGACATCCCCGAGATCGACGGCGCGTTCAGCGTCACCGCGCGGGTTCGGTTCGACGATCTCGCGAGCGGCTTCTATCAGCGCGTCTTCGATACCGGCAACGGTCCGGACAGCGACAACATCTGGCTCGGCCAAGTCGGCAACGGACGCGACATGGCCTTTGAGATCCTCGACGGCGCGATCACGCATCGCATCACCGCCGAGAACGCGATCACCGAGGGCGTGGAGGCGCGTTGGTCCGCCGCCGTCGATGAGCGGGGTTGGATGTCACTGTACAAGGACGGCGTACGCGTCGCCGAGGGTCAGGGGGTCGTGCCGCGCGACGTGACACGCGTGAAGGACCTCGTGGGCGAGTCCAACTGGGGGGCCGACACGGCGCTGAAAGGCAGCGTCTACGATCTGACCTTCAAGGACGATCTGCCCGACATCCACGGCGCCTTCACTGCGAGCGCGACGGTCCGGTTTGAGGATCTCGATGCCGGCGCGTGGCAGCGCGTCTACGATTTCGGAAACGGCGCCGGCGCCGACAACGTCTTTCTCGGACAGATCGGCACGTCGAACGACATGCAGTTCACCATCATGAACGGCAGCAAGTCCGCCAACGTCGTGGCCAAGGGGGCGATCGTCGAGGGTCAGGAGGCGACATGGACGACGAGCGTCAACGAGACCGGCTGGATGCGCCTGTTCAAGGATGGCGTCCTCCTGGCCGAGGGGCAGGGCATCGTCCCGAAGGATATCGCGCGGGCCAACGAATTCGTCGGCAAATCCAATTGGGCCGCTGACAAGCCCCTCGTCGGCGAGGTGAGCGACCTGACCATCACGCCGTACAAGGCCATCCCCGAGATCGACGGCGCCTTCAAGATGTTCGCCGAAGTCCGCTTCGACGATCTCGGCGGCGGCCACTTCCAGCGCGTCTTCGATACCGGCAACGGCCCGGACAGCGACAACATCTGGCTCGGCCAAGTCGGCAACGGCGACGATATGGCGTTCGAGATCTTCACCGGCACGACCAAGCACCGCATCACCGCCCTGGACACGATCGTCGAGGGTGAGATGGCGAAGTGGCAGGCAAGCGTGGACGAGGCCGGCTACATGCGCCTGATCAAAAACGACAAGGTCGTGGCCGAGGGCCAGGGCGCGGTTCCGCTGGATGTCCTGCGTACGAGCGACCTCGTCGGCCATTCCAACTGGTCGTGGGATACCGCGCTGGCCGGGCAGGTGAAGGATCTGATCTTCGCCTGA
- a CDS encoding RNA polymerase subunit sigma-70 has product MATLKEFEEALREHGMHMALALLERLRERDRQTRTIRPARRITGQKMTPDLARAILELHASTGMTQQEIAFKVGVNQGRVNEVIKRGKWLDDDPHAPEAVARDRAKARMRADPKPQPRTRAKPLARKDAPRAAKKPAAPQGQFAFGDL; this is encoded by the coding sequence ATGGCGACGCTGAAGGAATTCGAGGAGGCTCTGCGCGAGCACGGCATGCACATGGCGCTCGCCCTGCTGGAGCGCCTGCGCGAGCGCGACCGGCAGACCCGCACCATCCGCCCGGCCCGGCGCATCACCGGCCAGAAGATGACACCCGACCTCGCCCGCGCGATCCTGGAGCTGCACGCTTCCACCGGCATGACCCAGCAGGAGATCGCCTTCAAGGTCGGGGTGAACCAGGGCCGGGTCAACGAGGTGATCAAGCGCGGCAAATGGCTCGACGACGATCCGCACGCCCCCGAGGCGGTGGCCCGTGATCGGGCAAAGGCCCGGATGCGCGCCGACCCCAAGCCGCAGCCGAGGACGCGCGCAAAACCCCTCGCCCGGAAGGACGCGCCGCGCGCGGCGAAGAAGCCGGCCGCGCCCCAGGGACAATTTGCGTTCGGGGATCTGTGA
- a CDS encoding AI-2E family transporter, whose amino-acid sequence MKRISPGEGFIVPPRPTRVAAAETPKGPLASSLVVFAIIVAGLFFAREVLIPIAIAVLLSFVLGPLVNFLRRLRLGRAVAVLVSVLFAAGLIGAVSTVIGVQVAELAQDVPRYQRTVERKIEGLRNGSLGQTMDYIANINRAIHQGGEENKESAERAKREQAARDSARKAEPEPAKPLVVQVEERRPSPLELATTVLSPVAQPLATAGIVIVVLLFILMQREDLRDRLIRLAGSSDLHRTTVAMDDAARRLSRYFLGQLALNTAFGIVIGVGLWFIGVPSPVLWGIFALVMRFVPYIGAVLSAVLPIALAAAVDPGWSMVLATFLLFALVEPIVGHVIEPLVYGHSTGLSPFSVLVSALFWTWLWGPVGLLLSTPLTVCLVVLGRHVDRLEFLDVLFSNRPALTPVENFYQRMLADDPEEAQEHADLILRECSLSAYYDDVVLKGLELAARDAARGVLTPDQKDEIRASITALVEDLETREDAVPDPTSKTSRLLGDGTGDGNSACQSDPMPQPDPDDLPEAWRADGAVLLVSGRGFLDGAAAAIADQLLRKRGFGTRQVPFAEVARVRIGAWEPGPAQAVCVISLALSGEPTHLRRLVSRLRQKIDAVPIVAGLWRLDDPMLSDEALRAKLGADDHVTSLRDLIETILVIARHEGDGGAGPDAAERRDAATPPRQALPEPA is encoded by the coding sequence ATGAAGCGTATATCCCCCGGTGAGGGCTTCATCGTGCCGCCCCGCCCCACGCGGGTCGCCGCCGCCGAGACGCCCAAGGGTCCGCTCGCCTCCTCTCTCGTCGTGTTCGCGATCATCGTCGCGGGTCTGTTTTTCGCGCGCGAGGTGCTGATCCCGATCGCGATCGCGGTGCTCCTGTCCTTCGTGCTCGGTCCGCTGGTGAACTTCCTGCGCCGGCTGCGGCTGGGGCGGGCGGTGGCGGTGCTGGTCTCGGTGCTGTTCGCCGCCGGCCTCATCGGCGCGGTCTCCACCGTGATCGGGGTGCAGGTCGCCGAACTCGCGCAGGACGTGCCGCGCTACCAGCGCACCGTCGAGCGCAAGATCGAGGGTCTGCGCAACGGCTCGCTCGGCCAGACCATGGACTACATCGCCAACATCAACCGGGCGATCCACCAGGGCGGCGAGGAGAACAAGGAGAGCGCCGAGCGGGCCAAACGCGAGCAGGCCGCCCGCGACAGCGCCCGCAAGGCCGAGCCGGAGCCGGCCAAGCCCCTGGTGGTACAGGTGGAGGAGCGGCGCCCGAGCCCGCTCGAACTCGCCACCACCGTGCTCTCGCCGGTGGCGCAGCCGCTGGCCACCGCCGGCATCGTCATCGTCGTCCTCCTCTTCATCCTGATGCAGCGGGAGGATCTGCGCGACCGCCTGATCCGGCTTGCGGGCTCGAGCGACCTCCACCGCACCACCGTGGCGATGGACGACGCGGCGCGGCGCCTCTCGCGCTATTTCCTGGGCCAGCTCGCCCTCAACACCGCCTTCGGCATCGTCATCGGCGTCGGGCTCTGGTTCATCGGCGTTCCGAGCCCGGTGCTGTGGGGCATCTTCGCGCTGGTGATGCGGTTCGTGCCCTATATCGGCGCCGTCCTGTCGGCAGTGCTGCCGATCGCGCTCGCGGCTGCCGTCGATCCGGGCTGGAGCATGGTGCTGGCGACCTTCCTGCTCTTCGCCCTCGTCGAGCCGATCGTCGGGCATGTCATCGAGCCGCTGGTCTACGGCCACTCCACCGGCCTCTCGCCCTTCTCGGTGCTGGTCTCGGCCCTGTTCTGGACCTGGCTGTGGGGACCGGTCGGGTTGCTGCTCTCGACGCCGCTCACCGTCTGCCTCGTTGTGCTCGGGCGCCACGTCGACCGGCTCGAATTCCTCGACGTGCTGTTCAGCAACCGACCGGCCCTGACCCCGGTCGAGAACTTCTACCAACGCATGCTCGCCGACGACCCTGAGGAAGCGCAGGAGCATGCCGACCTGATCCTGCGGGAATGCTCGCTCTCGGCCTATTACGACGACGTGGTGCTGAAGGGTCTCGAACTCGCCGCCCGCGACGCCGCCCGCGGCGTGCTCACCCCCGACCAGAAGGACGAGATCCGCGCCTCGATCACCGCGCTGGTGGAGGATCTGGAGACGCGCGAGGACGCGGTGCCCGATCCTACCTCGAAAACCTCCCGCCTGCTCGGCGACGGGACGGGGGACGGGAACAGCGCCTGCCAGAGCGATCCGATGCCGCAGCCCGACCCCGACGACCTGCCCGAAGCGTGGCGCGCCGACGGCGCGGTGCTCCTCGTCTCCGGCCGCGGCTTCCTCGACGGTGCGGCGGCGGCCATCGCCGACCAGCTCCTGCGCAAGCGCGGCTTCGGCACGCGGCAGGTGCCCTTCGCCGAGGTCGCGCGGGTGCGCATCGGCGCTTGGGAGCCGGGTCCGGCCCAGGCCGTCTGCGTCATCTCGCTGGCTCTGTCGGGCGAGCCGACCCATCTGCGCCGCCTCGTCTCGCGGCTGCGCCAGAAGATCGACGCCGTGCCGATCGTCGCCGGGCTGTGGCGCCTCGACGATCCGATGCTCTCCGACGAGGCCCTGCGGGCCAAGCTCGGGGCGGACGACCATGTCACGTCGCTGCGCGACCTGATCGAGACGATCCTGGTCATCGCCCGCCACGAGGGCGACGGCGGGGCCGGTCCCGATGCCGCCGAGCGCCGCGATGCGGCGACCCCTCCGCGTCAGGCCCTGCCCGAGCCGGCTTGA
- a CDS encoding Hsp20 family protein has translation MRQFDLAPLYRSTVGFDRLFSALDGFVSTEAAPTYPPYNIERTGENVYRVTVAVAGFTEADLSIEVKENALTIKGERKPAEGKASEVLYQGIAARAFERRFQLADHVQVTGAALENGLLHVDLVREVPEAKKPRRIEIASRPSSQPVIEGSVQKAA, from the coding sequence ATGCGTCAGTTCGATCTGGCTCCCCTGTACCGTTCCACCGTCGGTTTCGACCGCCTGTTCTCGGCCCTCGACGGTTTCGTCAGCACCGAGGCTGCGCCGACCTACCCGCCCTACAACATCGAGCGGACGGGTGAGAACGTCTACCGCGTCACCGTCGCGGTCGCCGGCTTCACCGAGGCCGACCTCTCGATCGAGGTGAAGGAGAACGCCCTCACCATCAAGGGCGAGCGTAAGCCCGCCGAGGGCAAGGCGTCCGAGGTTCTCTACCAAGGCATCGCTGCCCGCGCCTTCGAGCGCCGCTTCCAGCTCGCCGATCACGTTCAGGTGACCGGCGCCGCGCTCGAGAACGGCCTCCTCCACGTCGATCTCGTCCGCGAGGTCCCGGAGGCGAAGAAGCCGCGCCGCATCGAGATCGCCAGCCGGCCGTCGAGCCAGCCGGTCATCGAGGGCTCGGTCCAGAAGGCCGCGTAA
- a CDS encoding AI-2E family transporter, with the protein MGGGDEVEIETARGQWMLRALLVAGLLALGLVILSGFLRALIWAVVLAIALWPLFTRARRRFPPGRHNILWPAVFTGLVALLLLLPIAVLAVEAGREAHDLLAHAREAERNGIPVPDFVARLPYGAAAVTEWWNTHLAHAGLAHELSERLNTTTSRDLTRTVGAGLVHRVVLFGFCLLALFFLFREGDAVVAQSRRASQRLFGPRGERVARQMVASVHGTVDGLVLVGLGEGFLLGIVYALAGVPHPVLFGALTAVAAMIPFGAPLAFGLAAVLLLAGGAVVPAAIVLAAGFVVTFVADHFVRPALIGGTTRLPFLWVLLGILGGVETFGLLGLFVGPAVMAALILLWRELTEGPEAAD; encoded by the coding sequence ATGGGCGGTGGCGATGAGGTCGAGATCGAGACCGCCCGCGGCCAGTGGATGCTGCGCGCGCTCCTCGTCGCCGGGCTGCTGGCGCTCGGCCTCGTCATCCTGTCCGGCTTCCTGCGTGCCCTGATCTGGGCGGTCGTGCTCGCCATCGCTCTGTGGCCGCTCTTCACCCGCGCCCGCCGCCGCTTCCCGCCGGGCCGGCACAACATTCTCTGGCCGGCGGTCTTCACCGGCCTCGTCGCCCTGCTCCTGCTGCTGCCCATCGCCGTGCTGGCGGTCGAGGCGGGCCGCGAGGCGCACGATCTCCTGGCGCATGCCCGAGAGGCCGAACGCAACGGCATCCCGGTGCCGGATTTCGTCGCCCGCCTGCCCTACGGCGCCGCGGCGGTGACGGAGTGGTGGAACACCCACCTCGCCCATGCCGGGCTGGCGCACGAACTCAGCGAGCGGCTCAACACCACCACAAGCCGCGACCTCACCCGCACCGTCGGGGCCGGACTCGTGCATCGGGTGGTGCTGTTCGGCTTCTGCCTGCTGGCGCTGTTCTTCCTGTTCCGGGAGGGCGACGCCGTCGTCGCCCAGTCGCGTCGGGCGAGCCAGCGCCTGTTCGGGCCGCGCGGCGAGCGGGTGGCGCGCCAGATGGTGGCCTCCGTCCACGGCACCGTGGATGGGCTCGTCCTCGTCGGGCTCGGCGAGGGCTTCCTGCTCGGCATCGTCTACGCGCTGGCCGGCGTGCCGCATCCGGTGCTGTTCGGGGCGCTCACCGCGGTCGCGGCGATGATCCCGTTCGGTGCGCCCTTGGCCTTCGGGCTCGCCGCGGTGCTGCTGCTGGCCGGCGGTGCGGTGGTGCCCGCCGCGATCGTGCTGGCGGCGGGCTTCGTCGTCACCTTCGTGGCCGACCACTTCGTGCGCCCGGCGCTGATCGGCGGTACCACCCGCCTGCCCTTCCTGTGGGTGCTGCTCGGCATCCTTGGCGGCGTCGAGACCTTCGGTCTGCTCGGCCTGTTCGTCGGACCGGCGGTGATGGCCGCGCTGATCCTGCTGTGGCGGGAATTGACGGAGGGACCGGAGGCGGCGGACTGA